A single genomic interval of Symphalangus syndactylus isolate Jambi chromosome 18, NHGRI_mSymSyn1-v2.1_pri, whole genome shotgun sequence harbors:
- the LOC134733482 gene encoding BCL-6 corepressor-like protein 1 — protein MSTDCMARVSGRSPGRPDLKFRFHRVLCMFPFPSLPFSLPFPVAFSLPFSLLFPFPLPFSLPLSLPFPFPFRFLFPSFSLFPSFPFPSLFLPFPSLPFSLPFPFPFLSLFLSFPFSLPVPFPFLSLFPSFSLSLPFPFSLPFPFPFLSFPFLSLFSSFPFPSFPFPSFFPSLPFSLPFPFPFLSLFPSFLFPSFPFPSLFPSFPFFLPFPFPFLSLFLSFPFSLPFPFPFPFLFPFPFLSFPSLFPSFPFSLPFPSLLFPSLPFSLPFPFPFLSLFPSFLFPSFPFPSLFPSFPFSLPFPFPFPFSFSLLFPLPFPFSFFPLPFSLPFPFPFLSLFPSFPFPSLFPSFPFSLPFLSLFSSFSFPFPFLFLFFSFSFLDRVSLCRSGWSAVVQSGLTATSASRVQAILLPQPPE, from the coding sequence ATGAGTACGGATTGCATGGCTCGTGTATCAGGCCGGTCACCAGGACGTCCCGATCTAAAATTCCGCTTTCACCGGGTTCTGTGTAtgtttcccttcccctcccttcccttttcccttcccttccctgttgccttttcccttcccttttcccttctctttcccttcccccttcccttttcccttcccctttcccttcctttcccttttcccttccgtttccttttcccttccttttcccttttcccttcctttcccttcccttcccttttccttcctttcccttcccttcccttttcccttcctttcccttttcccttcctttcccttttcctttcctttcccttttcccttcctgtcccttttcctttcctttcccttttcccttccttttccctttcccttccttttcccttttcccttcctttcccttttcccttcctttcttttcccttcctttcccttttctcttcctttcccttcccttcttttcccttcccttcctttttcccttcccttcccttttcccttcctttcccctttcccttcctttcccttttcccttcctttctcttcccttcctttcccttcccttcccttttcccttcttttccctttttccttcctttcccttttcccttcctgtcccttttcctttcctttcccttttcccttccttttccctttccctttcccttccttttcccttttcccttcctttccttcccttcccttttcccttcctttcccttttctcttcctttcccttcccttcttttcccttcccttcctttttcccttcccttcccttttcccttcctttcccttttcccttcctttctcttcccttcctttcccttcccttcccttttcccttcctttcccttttcccttcccttcccttttcccttccctttttccttttcccttctctttcccctcccttttcccttctctttttttccccttcccttttcccttcctttcccttttcccttcctttcccttttcccttcctttcccttcccttcccttttcccttcctttcccttttcccttcccttcctttcccttttctcttccttttcctttcccttcccttttcttttccttttcttttccttttcttttcttgacagagtctcactctgtcgctcaggctggagtgcagtggtgcaatctgggctcactgcaacctctgcctcccgggttcaagcaattctcctgcctcagcctcccgagtag